The Actinomycetota bacterium genome has a window encoding:
- a CDS encoding Fic family protein, whose translation MGSFTRKRWISEVVSGVPHAERRSCEYDAYLPDRLADRAFRLDGAVAADVADAETAIARLDANVGTLTDTESLARILLRAESVASSRIEGLEIAPRRLMRAEAVREMGEEPGDVNAEEILGNIDAMRTALNVADSDGPFTVDGLLEIHRRLLENTRLRMHAGQVREVQNWIGGNIYNPCAAAYVPPPPDAVRGLLEDLCDFCNSDMLPAVAQAAIAHAQFETIHPFADGNGRTGRALVHLVLRRRGLSTHVQPPISLILATRTQDYIRGLSVYRYDGDADGPAAHEGLNTWVGTFAAACVMAVEDVAAFERHCHEIEREWRERLGRVRAGSSVDLLVRLLPGTPILNVKSAMLALGRSKPQVNDAVARLTDAGILKQVTVGRRNRAFEASDVIDALADLELQLASPEGNTLASPQVRPVSGRREYGNA comes from the coding sequence ATGGGAAGCTTCACCCGCAAGCGTTGGATCAGCGAAGTCGTCTCGGGCGTGCCGCATGCCGAGCGGCGTTCGTGCGAATACGACGCGTACCTCCCTGACCGCCTGGCTGACCGGGCGTTTCGCCTCGACGGTGCCGTCGCTGCCGACGTGGCCGACGCGGAGACCGCGATCGCGCGCCTTGACGCGAACGTCGGGACGCTCACCGACACCGAATCGCTTGCACGGATTTTGCTGCGAGCGGAGAGCGTTGCATCGTCTCGCATCGAAGGTCTCGAGATCGCGCCGCGGCGCCTGATGCGCGCCGAGGCGGTCCGCGAGATGGGCGAGGAGCCCGGCGACGTCAACGCCGAAGAGATTCTCGGCAACATCGATGCGATGCGTACTGCCTTGAATGTTGCGGACAGCGACGGGCCCTTCACTGTTGACGGGCTGTTGGAGATTCACAGGCGGCTGCTTGAGAATACCCGCCTGCGCATGCACGCGGGTCAGGTTCGCGAGGTCCAGAACTGGATCGGCGGCAACATCTACAACCCGTGCGCTGCCGCATACGTGCCCCCACCCCCTGACGCGGTGCGCGGCTTGCTCGAAGATCTGTGCGACTTCTGCAATTCGGACATGCTCCCAGCCGTCGCCCAAGCGGCAATAGCGCACGCGCAGTTCGAGACGATTCACCCCTTCGCCGATGGCAACGGACGGACCGGTCGCGCCCTCGTGCACCTGGTTCTTCGGCGCAGGGGCTTGTCGACTCATGTGCAGCCGCCGATTTCTCTGATTCTCGCGACTCGGACGCAGGACTACATTCGTGGGCTGAGTGTCTATCGCTACGACGGAGATGCTGATGGTCCTGCAGCGCATGAGGGCCTCAACACCTGGGTCGGGACGTTTGCCGCCGCATGCGTCATGGCGGTCGAGGACGTTGCGGCGTTCGAGCGTCACTGCCACGAAATCGAGCGGGAGTGGCGGGAGCGTCTCGGTCGGGTGCGGGCGGGGTCTTCGGTTGATCTGCTCGTTCGCCTCCTGCCGGGTACTCCGATTCTCAACGTGAAGAGCGCGATGCTGGCGCTCGGGCGCAGCAAGCCACAAGTGAACGATGCTGTCGCGCGGCTGACGGATGCAGGGATTCTCAAGCAGGTGACGGTGGGGCGCCGCAACCGGGCGTTCGAGGCGAGCGATGTCATCGATGCATTGGCGGATCTTGAGCTCCAGCTGGCGAGCCCCGAGGGGAACACGCTCGCGTCACCGCAAGTGCGACCGGTGTCGGGGCGAAGAGAGTACGGGAATGCCTGA
- a CDS encoding DEAD/DEAH box helicase family protein: MPDSRDDYFEALQRENLLLRQENERLRERMRLQAPQSDVQPAMTEPERQGAAGVTAASSSATKIALFRSLFRGREDVYAKRWESKAGKSGYAPVCENEWRSGVCDKRSIKCAECPHRELVPLDDRALEEHLTGRSVLGAYPMLEDETCRFLTIDFDDSAWRDEVATVRETCEDLGVPAHVEISRSGAGAHLWAFFSEPVAASRARRLGSALLTRAARRRRVISLESYDRLFPSQDTLPRGGFGNLIALPLQHEPRACGRSVFVDADFLPYSDQWAFLGAVQRIDASRLEALLSQMGADGGVLGVRSYPSAEHGGDTPWIVAPPPPAVRPELVGHVPPVIRAVRANLLFVEKAGLPDSLIDQFVRLAAFENPEFYRAQAMRLPTYDKPRVIACAQEFDGHVGLPRGCLDELSEVIQGYGSRLEVTDERALGVPILARFAGTLRPEQRRAVKALLGHDDGVLSAETAFGKTVVAAKMIAERGVSTLVLVHRRELMEQWRERLSTFLEMTGEIGVIGGGKRKPSGSIDVAVMQSLVRRGQVDEIVAEYGQVIVDECHHVSAFSFEAILRTVHARYVVGLTATPVRKDGHHPIITMQCGPIRFKTSPKKQAAARPFEHVVKPRSTSFGVSALAADGIQEVYGLLAEDGDRNAQIVEDVVQATRAGRSSLVLTERTAHRDLLADALSESLSHVFALSSGAGVRKRAELTAQLAAVPEGEPRVLVATGRLVGEGFDDARLDTLFLAMPISWRGTLQQYAGRLHRLHDEKSEVIIYDYVDEIHPILGRMWEKRLRGYRAMGYQVDGEV; encoded by the coding sequence ATGCCTGACTCCAGAGACGACTATTTCGAAGCACTGCAGCGTGAGAACCTCTTGCTTCGCCAGGAGAACGAACGCCTACGAGAGCGGATGCGCCTCCAGGCACCGCAGTCGGACGTGCAGCCAGCGATGACGGAACCCGAGCGTCAAGGTGCCGCCGGGGTCACCGCAGCATCCTCATCGGCCACCAAGATCGCGTTGTTCCGTTCGCTCTTCCGTGGCAGGGAGGACGTCTACGCCAAGCGATGGGAGAGCAAGGCGGGTAAGAGTGGTTACGCTCCGGTCTGCGAGAACGAATGGCGTAGCGGCGTGTGCGACAAGCGCAGCATCAAGTGCGCCGAGTGCCCTCATCGCGAACTCGTGCCGCTGGACGATCGGGCTCTCGAAGAGCACCTCACAGGGCGCAGCGTACTCGGTGCCTACCCCATGCTCGAGGATGAGACGTGCCGCTTTCTGACCATCGACTTCGATGATTCCGCTTGGCGCGACGAGGTGGCGACGGTCAGGGAGACATGCGAGGATCTCGGCGTGCCCGCGCACGTCGAGATCTCGCGCTCCGGGGCCGGTGCACACCTGTGGGCCTTCTTCTCCGAGCCGGTGGCCGCGTCGCGTGCGCGCCGTCTTGGCTCTGCGCTGTTGACCCGAGCGGCGCGTCGCCGGCGAGTGATCTCCCTCGAATCCTACGATCGCCTGTTCCCGAGTCAGGACACACTGCCGCGCGGCGGATTTGGCAACCTCATCGCTCTGCCGCTGCAACACGAGCCACGTGCCTGCGGCCGATCGGTGTTCGTCGATGCCGACTTCCTGCCGTATTCGGACCAATGGGCATTCCTCGGCGCCGTCCAGCGGATTGATGCTTCTCGACTGGAGGCACTGCTGTCGCAGATGGGAGCGGATGGCGGGGTACTCGGCGTGAGGTCATATCCCTCCGCTGAGCATGGAGGTGACACCCCATGGATCGTCGCTCCACCGCCGCCTGCGGTCCGCCCTGAGCTCGTAGGCCACGTCCCGCCGGTGATCCGCGCGGTGAGGGCCAATCTTCTGTTTGTCGAGAAGGCAGGACTACCCGATTCCCTGATCGACCAGTTCGTGCGCTTGGCCGCGTTCGAGAATCCGGAGTTCTATCGTGCCCAAGCGATGAGGCTACCCACCTACGACAAACCGCGGGTTATCGCATGCGCCCAGGAGTTCGATGGACACGTGGGCCTACCACGGGGCTGTCTGGATGAGCTCAGCGAGGTCATCCAAGGCTACGGGTCTCGGTTGGAGGTCACTGACGAGCGCGCTCTTGGTGTGCCGATCCTCGCGCGCTTTGCCGGCACGCTGCGCCCCGAGCAGCGCCGGGCGGTCAAGGCGCTACTCGGGCACGACGATGGTGTACTGAGTGCGGAGACCGCCTTCGGCAAGACGGTGGTGGCGGCCAAGATGATCGCCGAACGTGGCGTAAGCACGCTGGTACTTGTGCACCGCCGGGAGCTCATGGAGCAGTGGCGAGAACGGCTCTCCACCTTCCTTGAGATGACGGGCGAGATAGGGGTCATCGGTGGAGGCAAGAGAAAGCCGTCGGGGAGTATCGACGTCGCGGTCATGCAGTCGCTCGTGCGTCGCGGACAGGTCGACGAGATCGTCGCGGAGTATGGGCAGGTCATCGTGGATGAGTGCCATCATGTGTCGGCGTTCAGTTTCGAGGCGATACTGCGCACGGTACACGCCCGCTACGTGGTGGGACTCACGGCCACGCCGGTTCGCAAAGATGGTCACCACCCGATCATCACGATGCAGTGCGGCCCGATCCGCTTCAAGACGAGTCCCAAGAAGCAAGCTGCGGCTCGGCCGTTCGAGCATGTTGTGAAGCCGAGAAGCACGTCGTTCGGGGTGAGTGCGCTTGCGGCCGACGGCATCCAGGAGGTCTACGGGTTGCTGGCCGAGGATGGGGACCGCAACGCTCAGATTGTCGAGGACGTTGTTCAGGCCACGCGCGCCGGGCGCTCGTCACTTGTTCTCACCGAGCGAACGGCGCATCGTGACCTTCTGGCAGACGCGCTTTCGGAGAGTCTGTCGCATGTGTTCGCGCTCTCAAGTGGCGCTGGTGTTCGCAAACGCGCGGAACTCACCGCGCAACTGGCCGCGGTGCCCGAGGGCGAACCTCGCGTCCTGGTTGCCACGGGAAGGCTCGTTGGCGAGGGATTCGATGACGCGCGGCTCGACACCCTTTTCCTCGCGATGCCGATCTCGTGGCGAGGCACGCTCCAGCAGTACGCAGGGCGGTTGCATCGGCTGCATGACGAGAAGAGCGAGGTCATCATCTACGACTACGTCGACGAGATCCATCCGATACTCGGGAGGATGTGGGAGAAGCGATTGCGAGGGTATCGTGCGATGGGGTATCAGGTCGACGGAGAAGTCTAG
- a CDS encoding transcriptional regulator: MRSEEFFDTHPVFTFDEYRTARAESGATLSTVKNLLARHVVSGRVVRVRQALYASVPRGVPASDFAPDPYLLATCLAQDAVVCGHAALQFFGKTYSVWDRYHYFTGDRRRSLSFRGAEFVPVQDPAPLRGLADRGGGIAEHAHAGGTVRVTTLERALADVLHSPERAGDWEEVWRSLEMVEYFDLDEVIVYVIHLGSAITAARVGLFLDRHSSELLVEAHHLEALRGLSPRQPRYLDASREPGRLVSSWNLIVPEHLTERHWEERG; the protein is encoded by the coding sequence ATGCGTTCCGAGGAGTTCTTCGATACGCATCCGGTGTTCACGTTCGACGAATACCGCACTGCTCGTGCCGAGTCAGGCGCGACGCTCAGCACCGTCAAGAACCTCCTCGCCCGTCATGTGGTCTCGGGCCGAGTGGTCCGCGTGCGACAGGCGCTCTACGCGAGCGTGCCCAGGGGAGTGCCCGCCTCGGACTTCGCACCCGATCCGTATCTGCTCGCCACATGCCTTGCACAGGACGCCGTCGTGTGCGGGCACGCAGCGCTCCAGTTCTTCGGCAAGACGTACTCAGTGTGGGACCGGTACCACTACTTCACCGGTGATCGCAGACGCTCGCTATCCTTTCGCGGCGCCGAGTTCGTACCGGTCCAGGATCCCGCGCCGCTCCGAGGCCTCGCCGATCGAGGGGGCGGCATAGCCGAGCACGCGCATGCCGGCGGTACCGTGCGGGTGACCACGCTTGAGCGTGCGTTGGCCGATGTTCTGCACTCTCCAGAGCGCGCCGGTGATTGGGAAGAGGTGTGGCGCTCGCTCGAGATGGTCGAGTACTTCGACCTTGATGAGGTCATCGTGTATGTCATTCACCTTGGGTCTGCGATCACGGCGGCCAGGGTGGGTCTGTTCCTTGATCGGCATTCCTCGGAACTGCTTGTCGAGGCACACCATCTTGAGGCGCTCCGGGGACTGTCCCCCCGGCAACCTCGATATCTTGACGCTTCTCGCGAACCCGGTCGCCTGGTTTCGTCATGGAACCTGATCGTTCCAGAGCACCTCACGGAGCGACACTGGGAGGAACGCGGCTGA
- a CDS encoding nucleotidyl transferase AbiEii/AbiGii toxin family protein encodes MRTHEQLIREAAAAGFAPEPYEKVAWLLELLAGLESHPYLRGRLALKGGTALNVFVFDLPRLSVDIDLNYVGAADRETMLAERPLVEQAVEAVCGRMGLQVRRVPSDHTGGKWRLSYTTTSGRPGTLELDLNFLLRTPLWPVRQMPAKWASGSAPLTYPVLDIHELAAGKLAALFGRTSGRDVYDTVRILESAQLDLERLRLGFVVYGAASRRDWCEIRVEDIATDPTEVARQVLPMLRGDARPAAGELDDWLSGLLARARVALESVLPLADHEAEFIRLVNEEGVLRAGLLTGDPGMQRIIEGHPALLWKAQNVRQYRAGDGVREGVR; translated from the coding sequence ATGCGGACGCACGAGCAACTGATCCGGGAGGCCGCTGCCGCGGGATTCGCACCTGAGCCTTATGAGAAGGTCGCGTGGTTGCTGGAGTTGCTTGCCGGCCTGGAGTCCCATCCATATCTGAGAGGGCGTCTCGCACTCAAGGGTGGCACCGCACTGAACGTGTTCGTATTCGACCTGCCACGGCTGTCGGTGGACATCGATTTGAACTACGTGGGGGCGGCGGACCGGGAGACCATGCTCGCCGAGCGTCCATTGGTCGAACAGGCGGTTGAGGCGGTATGCGGGCGCATGGGCTTGCAGGTGAGACGGGTACCTTCGGATCACACGGGTGGCAAGTGGCGGCTCTCGTACACGACCACGTCCGGCCGTCCCGGGACGCTCGAACTCGATCTGAACTTCCTGCTTCGCACCCCGCTTTGGCCGGTCCGGCAGATGCCGGCGAAGTGGGCGAGTGGATCTGCACCGCTCACCTATCCCGTGCTCGACATTCACGAGCTCGCCGCTGGCAAGCTTGCGGCTCTGTTTGGGCGCACTTCCGGCCGAGACGTCTATGACACAGTGAGGATCCTGGAGTCCGCGCAACTCGATCTCGAGCGGTTGCGCCTCGGTTTTGTGGTGTACGGCGCGGCGAGTCGTCGAGACTGGTGTGAGATCCGCGTCGAGGACATCGCCACGGACCCGACTGAAGTTGCGCGCCAGGTGCTTCCCATGCTACGGGGTGATGCGCGCCCTGCTGCAGGCGAGCTGGATGACTGGTTGTCCGGGTTGCTCGCCCGCGCTCGTGTCGCTCTCGAATCGGTGCTTCCGCTGGCTGATCATGAGGCCGAGTTCATCCGGCTGGTCAATGAGGAGGGCGTGCTCCGCGCGGGACTCCTGACGGGGGACCCGGGGATGCAGCGCATCATCGAAGGGCATCCAGCGCTCTTGTGGAAGGCACAGAACGTGCGACAGTATCGGGCGGGGGACGGTGTAAGGGAGGGTGTTCGGTGA
- a CDS encoding type I restriction endonuclease: MIDRFTESEVEEAALHWFSELGYAYAYDPELLQDGETPERDERTVFLEARLCSALARLNPRLPSLAIEDAFRKLTRVSAPSLVTANRLLHRMVVDGVAVEYSRANGNIAGAQVKVIDFDNPDANDWLAVNQLTVIDGEHHRRPDIVAYVNGLPLAVIELKNPADVKADWLSAHRQLPTYKAEIPSLLAYDEALIASDGTTARIGTLTAGREWFMPWKTIEGDDVAPASGLELEVLIKGVFEKRRVLNLIQHFVVFEDPGDGTLSKKMAGYHQFHAVNAALADTLRASGHEGDLPLAAEERAAWDGSRKPGDKRIGVVWHTQGSGKSLTMAFYAGRVMHAPEMGNPTVVVITDRNDLDDQLFGTFARCTELLGEPPVQAADRADLRRLLTREAGGVVFTTVQKFFPEQKGDTHPVL; the protein is encoded by the coding sequence GTGATCGACCGATTCACGGAGTCCGAAGTTGAGGAAGCCGCGCTCCATTGGTTCAGCGAGCTCGGATACGCCTACGCGTACGATCCTGAATTGCTGCAGGACGGTGAAACCCCGGAGCGTGACGAGCGCACGGTGTTCCTCGAGGCCCGGCTGTGCTCGGCGCTCGCTCGGCTGAATCCCAGGTTGCCGTCCTTGGCGATTGAGGATGCATTCCGCAAGCTCACGCGGGTGAGTGCGCCTTCGCTTGTGACAGCGAATCGGCTTCTGCACCGCATGGTGGTAGATGGCGTGGCAGTGGAGTACTCACGCGCCAACGGCAACATCGCTGGCGCCCAGGTGAAAGTGATTGACTTCGACAACCCTGACGCCAATGACTGGCTCGCGGTGAACCAGCTCACGGTGATCGATGGGGAGCACCACCGTCGGCCGGATATTGTCGCCTACGTCAACGGTCTGCCGCTCGCTGTGATCGAGCTCAAGAATCCAGCGGATGTGAAGGCCGATTGGCTCTCGGCTCATAGACAGCTCCCGACGTACAAGGCTGAGATTCCCTCGCTCCTGGCCTACGACGAGGCGCTGATCGCCTCGGACGGGACGACCGCGCGCATCGGCACGCTCACGGCGGGTCGCGAGTGGTTCATGCCTTGGAAGACGATTGAGGGCGATGATGTTGCGCCCGCCTCGGGGCTCGAGCTTGAGGTGCTGATCAAGGGCGTGTTCGAGAAGCGGCGCGTACTCAACCTCATCCAGCACTTCGTTGTCTTCGAAGATCCGGGCGATGGCACACTCAGCAAGAAGATGGCCGGCTACCACCAGTTCCATGCCGTGAACGCTGCGCTCGCTGATACCCTGCGTGCGAGCGGGCACGAGGGCGACCTGCCGCTTGCGGCGGAAGAGCGCGCGGCGTGGGATGGTTCACGCAAGCCCGGCGACAAGCGCATCGGCGTTGTGTGGCATACACAGGGGAGCGGCAAGTCGCTCACGATGGCGTTCTACGCCGGGCGCGTCATGCACGCGCCGGAGATGGGCAACCCTACCGTTGTGGTGATCACCGACCGCAACGATCTTGACGACCAGCTCTTCGGCACGTTTGCGCGGTGCACGGAACTTCTCGGCGAACCGCCCGTACAGGCTGCTGACCGAGCGGACTTGCGCCGCCTGCTCACGCGTGAGGCGGGCGGCGTCGTATTCACTACCGTGCAGAAGTTCTTCCCGGAGCAGAAGGGCGACACGCACCCGGTGCTC